A stretch of the Tannerella serpentiformis genome encodes the following:
- the lpdA gene encoding dihydrolipoyl dehydrogenase, whose amino-acid sequence MMTDLAIIGGGPAGYVAAERAGAKGLSVTLFEKNNLGGVCLNEGCVPTKTLLYSAKVYDYARHGDKYGVTTEGAAFDYGKIVARKNKVVRKLVAGIGASMKAHGVNVVKGEARITGRKEDGTLTIACNGEAYEAKNLLLCTGSEAFVPPIPGVPEAGDVIVTNREILALKERPQSIVIIGGGVIGMEFASFYNSLGTEVTVVEMLPEILGGLDGEVSVMLREVYAKRGIQFRLSCKVTEVRGNEVIYVDAEGNTASVTGEKILMSVGRRAVTANLGLETIGVETVRGAVKTDAQLRTNVPNVFAAGDINGFSMLAHTASREGEVVVNNLTGTPDEMRYDAVPGVVYTNPEVAGVGLTEEQAEKSGKRYAVAKLPMAFSGRFVAENEGANGLCKVIYDPEKRTVLGVHMLGNPCSEMIFGASMAITQGMTIAELQRVIFPHPTVSEIFKETLFTIH is encoded by the coding sequence ATCATGACTGATTTAGCAATCATTGGAGGCGGGCCGGCCGGCTATGTGGCTGCCGAGCGCGCCGGAGCGAAAGGATTGAGCGTAACGCTCTTTGAGAAGAACAACCTCGGCGGCGTCTGCCTCAACGAGGGCTGCGTGCCCACGAAGACGCTGCTCTACAGCGCCAAGGTGTACGACTACGCCCGCCACGGCGACAAGTATGGCGTCACGACCGAGGGCGCTGCGTTTGACTACGGCAAGATCGTGGCCCGCAAGAACAAGGTCGTGCGCAAACTCGTGGCTGGTATCGGTGCCTCGATGAAGGCGCACGGCGTGAATGTCGTCAAGGGCGAGGCGCGCATCACAGGCCGGAAGGAAGACGGCACGCTGACCATCGCGTGCAACGGCGAGGCGTACGAGGCGAAGAACCTCTTGCTCTGCACCGGTTCCGAGGCCTTCGTGCCGCCCATTCCCGGCGTACCCGAGGCGGGTGACGTGATCGTAACCAACCGCGAAATACTGGCACTCAAGGAGCGCCCCCAGTCGATCGTCATCATCGGCGGCGGCGTGATCGGCATGGAGTTCGCCAGCTTCTACAATAGCCTCGGCACGGAGGTGACCGTCGTGGAGATGCTGCCCGAGATCCTCGGTGGACTGGACGGTGAAGTGAGCGTCATGCTGCGCGAGGTGTACGCCAAGCGTGGCATCCAATTCCGACTCTCTTGCAAGGTGACGGAGGTGCGCGGTAATGAGGTGATCTATGTCGACGCAGAGGGCAACACGGCCTCGGTCACGGGCGAGAAGATCCTCATGAGCGTAGGCCGCCGCGCCGTGACGGCCAATCTCGGACTGGAGACGATCGGCGTGGAGACGGTGCGCGGCGCCGTCAAGACGGACGCGCAGCTGCGCACGAATGTGCCGAATGTCTTCGCCGCGGGCGACATCAACGGCTTCTCCATGCTGGCACACACCGCCAGCCGCGAGGGCGAAGTGGTGGTGAACAACCTGACCGGCACGCCGGACGAGATGCGTTACGACGCCGTTCCGGGCGTGGTCTACACCAACCCCGAGGTGGCTGGCGTGGGCCTGACCGAAGAGCAGGCCGAGAAGAGTGGCAAGCGCTACGCTGTGGCAAAGTTGCCGATGGCCTTTTCTGGCCGATTTGTCGCCGAAAACGAAGGTGCCAACGGGCTCTGCAAGGTGATCTATGATCCGGAGAAGCGCACCGTGCTGGGCGTGCACATGCTGGGCAACCCGTGCAGTGAGATGATCTTCGGCGCATCGATGGCCATCACCCAGGGCATGACGATCGCCGAGTTGCAACGCGTCATCTTCCCGCACCCCACGGTGTCCGAGATCTTCAAGGAGACGCTGTTTACGATCCATTGA
- a CDS encoding O-acetylhomoserine aminocarboxypropyltransferase/cysteine synthase family protein, translating to MKQSMKRGTLCVQGGWQPKNGEPRVMPIYQSTTFKYESSDEMGRLFDLEASGYFYTRLQNPTNDTVAAKIAALEGGVAALLTASGQTASFYAILNLCSAGDHVVCASEIYGGTFNLFAVTMKRMQIDFTFVDQDAPEEEIDRAFRPNTKAVFGETIANPACAVLDIEKFARIAHRHGVPLIVDNTFATPINCRPFEWGADIVIHSTTKYMDGHATSVGGAIVDSGRFDWEAHAEKFPGLTTPDASYHGIVYTQRFGSAAYITKAVVQLMRDLGAIPAPMNAFLLNLGLETLHLRVPRHCANALSVAEYLSQHPKVAWVHYPGLKGDKHYAAAQKYLPNGTCGVLTLGLKGGREQAVRFMDALRMVAIVTHVADARSSVLHPASHTHRQLTDEQLKAAGVAPDLIRFSVGIEDIEDILADVEQALEHA from the coding sequence ATGAAGCAATCAATGAAGCGAGGCACACTGTGTGTGCAAGGCGGCTGGCAGCCGAAGAACGGTGAGCCGCGTGTGATGCCGATCTATCAGAGCACCACGTTCAAGTACGAATCAAGCGACGAGATGGGGCGACTCTTCGACCTCGAGGCGTCCGGATACTTCTACACCCGGCTGCAAAACCCGACGAACGACACCGTGGCGGCCAAGATCGCCGCACTCGAAGGCGGCGTAGCAGCCCTGCTCACCGCATCGGGCCAGACGGCTTCGTTTTACGCCATACTGAACCTCTGCAGCGCGGGCGACCATGTCGTCTGCGCCTCGGAGATCTACGGCGGCACGTTCAACCTCTTCGCCGTGACGATGAAGCGCATGCAGATCGACTTCACCTTCGTCGACCAAGACGCACCAGAGGAGGAGATCGACCGCGCCTTCCGACCGAACACGAAGGCCGTCTTCGGCGAGACCATCGCTAACCCTGCCTGCGCGGTGTTGGACATCGAGAAGTTTGCCCGCATAGCCCACCGCCACGGCGTGCCGCTCATCGTGGACAACACTTTCGCCACGCCCATCAACTGCCGACCCTTCGAATGGGGTGCCGACATCGTGATCCACTCCACGACGAAGTACATGGACGGCCACGCGACGTCTGTGGGCGGCGCTATCGTCGACAGCGGCCGCTTCGACTGGGAGGCGCACGCGGAGAAGTTTCCCGGCCTCACCACCCCTGACGCCTCCTACCACGGCATCGTCTACACGCAACGGTTCGGCAGCGCAGCCTACATCACCAAGGCGGTGGTACAGCTCATGCGCGACCTCGGCGCCATCCCTGCGCCGATGAACGCCTTCCTGCTGAACCTCGGCCTCGAAACGCTGCACCTGCGTGTGCCGCGCCACTGCGCCAATGCGTTGTCCGTAGCCGAATACCTCAGCCAACACCCGAAGGTGGCATGGGTGCATTACCCCGGCCTGAAGGGCGATAAGCATTACGCGGCGGCGCAGAAGTACCTGCCCAACGGCACGTGTGGCGTGCTGACGCTCGGCTTGAAGGGCGGACGCGAGCAGGCTGTCCGGTTCATGGATGCCCTGCGGATGGTGGCCATCGTTACCCACGTAGCCGACGCGCGTTCGTCGGTGCTCCATCCCGCGAGCCACACGCATCGCCAGTTGACCGACGAGCAACTGAAGGCCGCCGGTGTGGCTCCGGATCTGATCCGCTTCTCCGTCGGTATCGAAGACATCGAGGACATCCTGGCCGACGTGGAGCAGGCGCTTGAACACGCATAA